One region of Candidatus Margulisiibacteriota bacterium genomic DNA includes:
- the proC gene encoding pyrroline-5-carboxylate reductase has product MINNKIIGFIGAGKMAEAIINGIIASRFVSPGNILFYDPSQERQNFICDTYNVTAVQDNQELCKRASVIILAIKPQQMDVVLRTIKSDVLENMLFISIAAGITIDNIKHTINKNVKVIRTMPNTPCLLGYGMTAIAPDQISTEDDVAFVDGIFKAVGKTLITCEDKINSITALSGSGPAFFYEIVESFAQAGVNHHLSYDESLLLITQTMIGAAKMIENSKKTTKELINMVSSPGGTTVAGLKILQDGILKDTIEKTVTAAKNRADELNKG; this is encoded by the coding sequence ATGATCAATAACAAAATAATTGGTTTTATTGGTGCGGGAAAAATGGCGGAAGCAATAATCAACGGGATTATCGCTTCTCGATTTGTTTCCCCTGGCAATATACTTTTTTATGACCCATCCCAAGAAAGACAGAATTTTATCTGTGATACCTATAATGTAACGGCTGTACAGGATAACCAAGAACTCTGCAAGAGAGCTTCTGTTATCATCTTGGCAATTAAGCCGCAACAAATGGACGTTGTCCTACGCACAATTAAGTCCGATGTTCTTGAAAATATGTTATTTATTAGTATTGCAGCCGGAATTACTATAGATAACATTAAGCATACCATAAATAAGAATGTCAAAGTTATTCGGACAATGCCGAATACCCCATGTCTCCTGGGATATGGCATGACTGCAATTGCGCCTGATCAGATCTCAACGGAAGATGATGTTGCCTTTGTTGACGGAATTTTTAAGGCAGTTGGAAAAACATTGATAACGTGTGAAGATAAGATAAATAGCATAACTGCCCTTAGTGGCAGTGGCCCTGCCTTTTTTTATGAAATTGTCGAAAGCTTTGCTCAGGCAGGAGTTAATCATCACCTGAGTTATGACGAAAGCCTTCTGTTGATTACCCAGACAATGATTGGCGCGGCTAAAATGATTGAGAACTCTAAAAAAACTACCAAAGAATTAATAAACATGGTATCCTCTCCAGGAGGAACGACGGTTGCCGGATTAAAAATTTTGCAGGACGGCATCTTGAAAGATACGATAGAGAAGACCGTCACAGCAGCGAAAAATAGAGCTGATGAGTTGAACAAAGGATAG
- a CDS encoding YggT family protein, whose product MLYNIVSYVFQALYYLLIARVILSWIPHNPSHPIVQLLYTLTDPILEPFRKLLPSSSMGIDFSPIIAFIVLGLVQNLILGLLARLLG is encoded by the coding sequence ATGTTATATAATATTGTTAGTTATGTGTTTCAAGCATTGTATTATCTGCTAATTGCAAGGGTTATCCTGTCTTGGATCCCTCATAATCCTAGTCATCCAATCGTACAACTTTTGTACACTCTAACAGATCCGATTCTGGAACCTTTCAGGAAACTGCTGCCTTCTTCAAGTATGGGAATAGATTTTTCTCCGATTATAGCGTTCATAGTTCTTGGGCTTGTTCAAAATCTAATATTGGGGTTGCTTGCGAGGTTGCTTGGGTAG
- a CDS encoding YggU family protein encodes MYLEEHPSYIILNLRVMPKTHKREVAGFYNDRLKIKINAAPEGGKANKEVIAFLSEILKISKSSIEIIHGELSQNKTVKITGIDKKYAESCIVSP; translated from the coding sequence ATGTATCTTGAAGAGCATCCTTCTTATATAATCCTCAATCTGCGTGTTATGCCTAAAACCCATAAACGGGAAGTTGCCGGTTTTTATAATGACCGTCTTAAAATTAAGATCAATGCTGCTCCGGAAGGAGGGAAAGCCAATAAAGAGGTTATCGCCTTTCTCTCGGAGATATTAAAGATTTCGAAATCATCGATCGAGATTATTCATGGTGAATTATCTCAAAATAAAACGGTGAAAATAACCGGAATAGATAAAAAGTATGCGGAGTCTTGTATTGTTTCTCCTTGA
- a CDS encoding replication-associated recombination protein A has translation MDLFTHSMEQLLEKEAPLAWRMRPKSLSEFVGQGHILSPGKLLRRLIEADRVQSVILFGKPGIGKTSLANVIAHSTKSAFRTLNAVTSSVKDIREVIETAKETQKLYNKKTLLFVDEIHRFNKAQQDALLPDVEKGIIRLIGATTYNPFFSVIPALVSRSQIFELQPLSIEDIGIVLTRALAVDVVLTRYNPEVADGVLSYFAHYSNGDVRRALNALELATLTTPTIADKRLVTMEIAMESIDKKPVVYDENEHFDVISAFQKSMRGSDVDATLYWMAKMIYAGEDPVYIARRIMVCAAEDVGDADPQALVIATSAFTAAQQIGLPEARIPLALAATYIAKAPKSNAVYCAIDAAISEVSNNPDLSVPAHLRDAHYPGAKSLGYGKDYIYPPSHPGEKIEQSYLPINKKFYFPTK, from the coding sequence ATGGACCTGTTTACACATTCAATGGAACAACTGTTAGAGAAAGAAGCGCCGCTTGCGTGGCGGATGAGACCGAAGAGCCTATCCGAGTTCGTAGGGCAAGGGCATATTTTAAGTCCGGGGAAGCTGCTGCGAAGGCTTATTGAAGCGGATAGGGTCCAGTCAGTTATTCTATTTGGAAAACCAGGCATTGGGAAGACCTCACTTGCCAATGTTATTGCCCATTCCACGAAGTCGGCTTTCAGGACGCTCAATGCCGTGACCTCAAGTGTGAAAGATATTCGAGAGGTTATTGAAACCGCTAAAGAAACACAGAAGCTTTATAATAAGAAAACCCTTCTTTTTGTCGATGAAATTCATCGGTTTAACAAGGCGCAGCAAGATGCCTTATTGCCGGACGTGGAGAAAGGGATTATCAGGCTTATCGGAGCTACCACCTACAATCCTTTTTTCTCTGTTATCCCGGCATTAGTATCGAGATCGCAGATTTTTGAGTTGCAGCCTCTATCTATTGAAGACATCGGCATCGTGTTAACGAGGGCATTGGCTGTTGATGTGGTCCTTACTCGATATAATCCGGAAGTGGCTGACGGGGTGCTTTCTTATTTTGCTCACTATAGTAATGGAGATGTTCGAAGAGCGCTGAACGCGTTAGAACTGGCTACATTAACAACGCCGACTATTGCTGATAAGCGGCTGGTAACAATGGAAATAGCAATGGAATCTATTGATAAGAAGCCCGTTGTTTACGATGAAAATGAACATTTTGATGTAATATCCGCTTTTCAGAAAAGTATGCGTGGTTCTGATGTTGATGCTACTCTCTACTGGATGGCTAAAATGATCTATGCCGGAGAAGATCCTGTCTACATTGCCCGCAGGATCATGGTATGCGCTGCTGAAGATGTCGGAGATGCAGATCCTCAGGCATTAGTTATTGCGACCTCGGCATTCACTGCTGCCCAGCAGATCGGGTTGCCTGAAGCCAGGATCCCGCTGGCACTTGCAGCTACCTATATAGCCAAAGCTCCAAAAAGTAATGCTGTTTATTGTGCGATTGATGCAGCTATATCTGAGGTCTCAAATAATCCGGACCTTAGCGTTCCTGCTCATTTGCGAGATGCCCACTATCCTGGAGCCAAAAGCCTTGGCTATGGAAAAGATTATATCTATCCTCCTTCTCACCCTGGAGAAAAGATCGAGCAAAGCTATTTACCAATAAACAAAAAGTTCTATTTTCCAACAAAATAA
- a CDS encoding manganese efflux pump MntP has protein sequence MNILTIFIIAVGLAMDAFAVSINSGLVIRPLKLTQALKIAFFFGGFQALMPLAGWLMGYSMRDYIVSIDHWIAFVSLTVIGLKMIYEATKPDLEKTEGNPLKTGTLLILAIATSIDALAVGVSFAFLNSSIMFASIVIGAITFFISLSGVYIGNKIGHFFEKGAEIAGGVVLIIIGVTMLFS, from the coding sequence GTGAATATTCTTACAATTTTTATAATTGCTGTCGGGCTTGCTATGGATGCGTTTGCTGTTTCAATCAACAGTGGACTGGTTATTCGTCCGCTGAAGCTGACCCAGGCGTTGAAGATCGCTTTCTTTTTTGGTGGTTTTCAGGCTTTGATGCCATTGGCAGGATGGCTTATGGGGTATTCAATGAGGGATTATATTGTGAGTATCGATCATTGGATTGCCTTTGTTAGCCTTACAGTTATCGGGCTTAAAATGATATACGAAGCTACAAAGCCAGACTTGGAAAAAACCGAAGGGAATCCATTAAAAACCGGAACATTGTTAATCCTTGCAATTGCCACGAGTATCGACGCTCTAGCTGTCGGCGTTTCGTTTGCTTTTTTAAATAGTTCGATTATGTTTGCTTCTATTGTAATTGGCGCGATAACTTTTTTTATTTCTCTTTCGGGAGTTTATATTGGGAATAAAATTGGCCATTTCTTTGAAAAAGGTGCAGAGATAGCCGGTGGAGTTGTGCTCATTATTATCGGAGTCACAATGCTTTTTAGCTGA
- a CDS encoding glycosyl transferase family 1 — protein sequence MGYLEQYREIVGDEVIALLYKKARKLNGKHIVHINSTHMGGGVAEMLVSLIPLMNELGIDTGWRVLHGNPDFFQITKSFHNGLQGESISLNEIEKKLYTRTNEFFSSFTHLGHDLVIVHDPQPLALIDFFKKHQPWLWRCHIDLSHPNQELWDFFKRYIIQYDRVIVSNEIYKQKDLPIDQHILYPAIDPLSSKNKELSEEEIGNTIKKYALPTDKPIITQISRFDKWKDPEGVIDVYKRVKETIDCRLILCGSMASDDPEGIEIYERVRTKAQHDPDIILLTIENNILVNVLQRISSVLIQKSLKEGFGLTVTEALWKGTPIVASNIGGIPVQITDGVNGFLLYPNDIDGFANKIIQILQNPDVGASMAANGKETVKKYFLMTRLLSDYLELLSEMLQSR from the coding sequence ATGGGATATCTTGAGCAATATAGAGAAATTGTTGGAGATGAAGTCATCGCCTTGCTGTACAAAAAAGCTCGTAAGCTTAATGGGAAACATATTGTACATATCAACTCTACTCATATGGGAGGCGGGGTAGCGGAAATGCTGGTCTCTCTGATCCCACTGATGAATGAACTCGGGATTGACACTGGATGGCGCGTATTGCATGGTAATCCGGATTTTTTTCAGATTACCAAATCCTTTCATAATGGATTGCAGGGAGAAAGTATTAGCCTTAACGAAATAGAGAAAAAACTTTACACCCGGACAAATGAGTTTTTTTCCTCGTTTACGCACCTTGGGCATGATTTAGTTATTGTTCATGATCCGCAACCTTTAGCCTTGATTGACTTTTTTAAAAAACATCAGCCGTGGTTGTGGCGGTGTCATATTGACCTCTCCCATCCTAACCAGGAGTTATGGGATTTTTTTAAGCGGTACATTATCCAATATGATCGAGTTATTGTTTCTAATGAGATTTATAAACAAAAAGATCTCCCGATAGACCAGCATATCCTTTATCCTGCTATCGATCCGCTTTCTTCTAAAAATAAAGAACTGAGTGAAGAAGAGATTGGAAATACAATAAAAAAATATGCACTACCAACGGATAAGCCAATTATTACACAGATTTCAAGATTTGATAAATGGAAGGACCCGGAAGGGGTTATCGATGTCTATAAACGGGTAAAAGAGACTATTGATTGCCGCTTGATATTATGTGGTAGCATGGCTTCGGATGATCCTGAAGGCATTGAAATATATGAAAGGGTAAGGACCAAAGCGCAGCACGATCCGGATATTATCCTTTTAACGATAGAGAACAATATTCTTGTTAACGTATTACAACGAATCTCTTCTGTTCTTATACAAAAATCTTTAAAAGAAGGTTTTGGGCTTACGGTAACGGAGGCATTGTGGAAGGGAACTCCGATTGTCGCGTCTAATATCGGAGGTATCCCAGTCCAAATCACAGACGGAGTTAATGGGTTTCTTTTGTACCCCAATGATATAGATGGTTTTGCCAATAAGATAATCCAGATACTCCAGAATCCGGACGTTGGAGCAAGTATGGCTGCAAATGGGAAAGAGACGGTGAAAAAGTATTTCTTAATGACGCGCCTATTGTCGGATTATTTGGAACTGCTTAGCGAGATGCTGCAAAGTCGATGA
- a CDS encoding ATP-dependent Clp protease ATP-binding subunit ClpC, which translates to MMFSRFTQKAIHAIMLAQEEAKQFRHNSVGTEHILLGILEQGDNVVIQFLSELGISPETIRSKIEEKIEYGKETDQPENIPFTPQVKQVLGYSWDEARQLGHSYVSVEHVFLALLREQTGIAAKVMHELGISASTTREVIFRLLGEKVENPEVPKKKTDTPTLDAFGRDLTWFAEKAKLDPVIGREREIERIIQILSRRTKNNPVLTGEAGVGKTAIVEGLAQKIIEGKIPPTLKGKRVIALDLGLLVAGTKYRGEFEERIKKIMAEISKAGNIILFIDELHTIIGTGSTEGSLDAANILKPALSRGELQCIGATTLNEYRKSIEGDAALERRFQSVMVEAPTADQTLEILRGIRKRYEDYHKVEISDEALEAAVNLSMRYITDRQLPDKAVDLIDEAASKVMLLSSDLPQELKELHSKLESINAKKQTAIRKQNFEMASVLRDEENLIRESIKRMPTQTKSNIAERIVTAENVAEIVSVWTGVPVVQLTEEETSRLLGMEVKIKERIIGQDKAITALAKAVRRAKAGLKDPKRPTGSFLFLGPSGVGKSELAKVLAGFMFGSEDAIVRIDMSEYTEKHTTSRLIGSPPGYVGYDEGGQLTEPIRRKPYSIVLFDEVEKASPEVVNLLLQVLEDGRLTDSTGRAVNFKNTVIIMTSNVGAKFIEKSTSFGFKQSGNKDDADYQKMKERIQDELRREFRPEFLNRIDDTVIFRSLSKEDIKQIVDVMLGDLRKRIQAKKLILELDEKAKDVLSDKGYDPHHGARPLRRTIQELIEDPMADMLLSNQIKENEIVEATGLDGKITFNVKKEKKVKVKK; encoded by the coding sequence TTGATGTTTTCAAGATTTACACAAAAAGCGATTCACGCAATTATGCTTGCGCAGGAAGAAGCCAAGCAATTCCGTCACAATAGTGTTGGAACTGAGCATATATTACTCGGTATTCTTGAGCAGGGTGATAATGTGGTTATTCAATTTTTGTCAGAATTGGGTATTTCTCCGGAAACAATCCGCTCTAAAATAGAAGAAAAAATTGAGTATGGGAAAGAGACTGATCAGCCCGAAAATATCCCATTTACGCCTCAGGTCAAGCAAGTTCTTGGATATTCCTGGGATGAAGCTCGACAACTTGGGCATAGTTATGTGAGTGTCGAGCATGTTTTTCTTGCACTATTACGTGAGCAGACCGGTATTGCCGCAAAAGTTATGCATGAATTAGGGATTTCTGCTTCAACTACCAGGGAAGTTATCTTTAGGCTGCTTGGTGAAAAAGTTGAAAACCCAGAGGTTCCTAAAAAGAAAACCGATACACCAACCCTGGATGCTTTTGGCCGCGATCTTACCTGGTTTGCAGAAAAGGCGAAGCTCGATCCGGTTATCGGAAGAGAGCGTGAGATTGAAAGAATAATCCAGATACTCAGCAGAAGGACAAAAAATAACCCTGTTTTGACCGGCGAAGCAGGTGTTGGTAAAACAGCTATTGTTGAAGGATTGGCCCAGAAGATTATTGAGGGAAAAATTCCTCCGACGCTCAAGGGAAAACGAGTTATTGCCCTGGATTTGGGATTGCTGGTTGCCGGCACAAAATATCGAGGTGAATTCGAAGAGCGCATCAAAAAGATAATGGCTGAAATCTCTAAAGCTGGGAACATCATACTTTTTATTGATGAACTCCATACAATTATTGGTACCGGAAGTACGGAAGGAAGTCTGGATGCTGCCAATATATTGAAGCCGGCTCTGTCTCGTGGTGAGTTGCAATGTATAGGTGCAACTACATTGAACGAATACAGGAAGTCGATAGAAGGTGATGCAGCGCTGGAAAGAAGATTCCAGTCTGTTATGGTAGAGGCGCCAACTGCAGATCAAACTTTAGAGATACTAAGAGGTATCAGGAAAAGATATGAAGATTACCATAAGGTTGAAATATCTGATGAAGCCTTAGAGGCAGCAGTTAATTTATCAATGCGATATATTACAGATCGCCAATTGCCTGATAAAGCGGTTGATTTGATTGACGAAGCAGCTTCAAAGGTCATGTTGCTTTCTTCTGACCTTCCTCAAGAGCTTAAGGAGCTTCATTCGAAGCTGGAGTCAATTAATGCTAAAAAACAGACGGCAATAAGAAAGCAGAATTTTGAAATGGCTTCGGTATTACGTGATGAAGAGAATCTTATTCGTGAAAGTATTAAGCGAATGCCGACGCAGACGAAATCAAATATTGCGGAAAGAATTGTTACTGCCGAAAATGTTGCCGAGATCGTCTCAGTATGGACTGGTGTTCCGGTTGTGCAATTGACGGAAGAAGAAACGTCCCGACTTCTTGGAATGGAAGTTAAAATCAAAGAACGTATTATTGGCCAGGATAAGGCGATAACCGCACTTGCGAAAGCAGTAAGAAGAGCAAAAGCCGGACTCAAAGATCCAAAGAGGCCGACTGGTTCGTTTCTGTTCCTTGGACCATCGGGTGTAGGGAAGAGTGAACTTGCCAAAGTCCTTGCTGGGTTTATGTTTGGGAGTGAAGATGCTATCGTTCGTATTGATATGTCAGAATACACTGAGAAGCATACAACTTCGCGATTAATCGGTTCTCCTCCGGGATATGTAGGGTATGATGAAGGCGGGCAGTTAACCGAGCCTATACGAAGAAAGCCTTATTCTATTGTTCTTTTTGATGAGGTTGAGAAAGCTAGCCCTGAAGTTGTTAATCTTTTGCTTCAGGTATTAGAAGATGGACGGCTTACTGATTCCACCGGGAGGGCCGTAAATTTTAAAAATACTGTAATCATTATGACCTCAAATGTCGGTGCTAAATTTATTGAAAAATCTACCAGCTTTGGATTTAAACAAAGCGGTAACAAAGACGATGCCGATTATCAGAAGATGAAAGAGCGAATTCAAGATGAATTAAGACGAGAATTCAGACCGGAATTTCTTAACAGGATTGATGATACTGTCATTTTCAGGTCACTTTCGAAGGAAGATATTAAACAGATTGTTGATGTTATGCTGGGTGACCTCAGAAAAAGGATCCAGGCTAAGAAGTTGATCCTGGAGCTTGATGAAAAAGCGAAAGATGTTCTTTCGGATAAAGGTTACGATCCTCATCATGGAGCTCGGCCTTTGAGACGAACGATTCAGGAATTAATTGAAGATCCTATGGCGGATATGCTTCTCTCTAACCAGATTAAAGAGAATGAAATAGTTGAAGCAACTGGCCTTGATGGCAAGATAACCTTCAATGTAAAAAAAGAAAAAAAAGTTAAAGTGAAGAAATAG
- a CDS encoding DNA repair protein RadA: MKKNVQFICQECGSVFPRWVGRCSECGTWNSIIEEIVQSNPKLASMNVERNRIQSLESIEISPLQRTSTNIDEFDRVVGGGIVKGSVILLGGDPGIGKSTICLQLCANLTMNNLSVLYVSGEESYEQIKMRGDRLSVNRSGGLDILCETDTDNIIASVKESVYNLIVIDSIQTLSCEDINSPPGSVSQLRENTAKIVSFAKTRNIPVIIIGHVNKEGVIAGPKIIEHMVDTVLYFEGQATRGFRIIRAIKNRFGSTNEIGIFEMDSSGLKPVSNPSHYFLTNEDNEFFPGSITVAAMEGTRPILHEIQALVSYCPFGIPRRTTMGIDSIKLSIIVAVLEKRIGLKLQNQDVIVKVVGGVKIDDPACDLAVACAIYSSFKNVSLPKDLILAGELGLAGELRNIAYLDARLQEVDKLGITSAIVPKQKNKIPNASSLRIIECATLSEVISNLEQSIALSN, translated from the coding sequence ATGAAAAAAAATGTTCAATTTATATGCCAGGAATGTGGATCTGTTTTTCCTCGTTGGGTTGGACGTTGTTCTGAATGTGGAACGTGGAACAGTATTATCGAAGAGATAGTTCAAAGTAATCCAAAACTTGCTTCCATGAATGTTGAGCGTAACAGGATCCAGTCTTTGGAGAGCATCGAAATCTCCCCGCTGCAAAGAACTTCTACAAATATTGATGAGTTCGACAGAGTAGTTGGCGGTGGCATTGTCAAAGGAAGTGTTATCCTTTTAGGTGGGGACCCTGGTATAGGAAAATCCACGATCTGCCTGCAACTTTGTGCGAATTTAACCATGAATAACCTTTCCGTGCTCTATGTGTCCGGTGAGGAATCGTATGAGCAGATAAAGATGCGAGGCGATCGGCTGTCTGTTAACAGGAGCGGGGGCCTAGATATATTGTGTGAGACTGATACCGACAATATTATTGCGAGTGTTAAAGAGAGTGTCTACAACCTCATTGTTATTGATTCTATCCAGACATTATCCTGTGAAGATATTAATTCCCCGCCGGGAAGTGTAAGCCAGCTTCGTGAGAATACGGCTAAGATAGTGAGCTTTGCTAAAACCAGAAATATCCCGGTTATTATTATCGGTCATGTTAATAAGGAAGGGGTTATAGCCGGGCCTAAAATAATTGAACATATGGTTGATACTGTGCTATATTTCGAAGGCCAGGCTACCAGAGGGTTCCGCATTATCCGGGCTATCAAGAACCGATTCGGGTCAACAAATGAGATTGGTATTTTTGAAATGGATAGTTCAGGACTAAAGCCGGTCTCGAATCCTTCCCATTATTTCCTTACCAATGAAGATAACGAATTTTTCCCTGGAAGTATTACTGTCGCCGCGATGGAAGGGACAAGGCCAATATTACACGAAATACAAGCTCTGGTATCCTACTGTCCGTTCGGAATACCTCGCCGGACCACTATGGGCATCGATTCAATAAAACTGTCCATTATCGTTGCCGTTCTTGAGAAGCGCATCGGGCTTAAGCTACAGAATCAGGATGTTATTGTGAAGGTAGTCGGAGGCGTTAAAATTGACGATCCGGCATGTGATCTCGCTGTGGCTTGCGCAATCTATTCCAGCTTTAAGAATGTCTCATTGCCCAAAGACCTGATATTAGCCGGAGAGCTTGGTCTTGCAGGAGAACTCAGAAATATTGCTTATCTGGACGCGCGGCTACAGGAAGTCGATAAGTTAGGAATAACTTCCGCTATTGTGCCTAAGCAAAAAAATAAAATCCCCAATGCCTCTTCTCTGCGAATTATTGAATGCGCAACGCTTTCTGAAGTTATTTCAAATTTAGAGCAGTCTATAGCCCTCTCCAATTGA
- a CDS encoding type II secretion system protein GspE: protein MDKLKKPLGQTLIEENLISEEDFHLVLEEQKKSSERLCRILISLGLIDELKLATFLSKYLDIPLININNQKIDAKVTQLIPADVARKYILIPLFNVMDTLTVAMVDPLDYQAIEKLEFVSKKRIEPVVATISDINSMLDKFYGTHSSIKKIISTLQEENIGPIIIESIAQKAFQASDSSGPINKLLHLIISYAIREKASDIHLEPTEIDFQIRFRIDGVLMKVLSLPKHVGAAVTSSIKILAKMDIAEKRVPLDGGFQVKVENTIVDLRVSSFPISEGEKIAVRILNKSNMILNLDELGINMDTMKKILPLINKSHGILLVTGPTGSGKTSSLYSILNRIKTIEKNIVTIEDPIEYRLDMINQTQVNPKAGLTFSKGLRAILRQDPDIILVGEIRDFETAEIAFQAALTGHLVLTTLHTNDAASSITRLIDMGVEPFLVASSIVGVIAQRLVRKICPLCKKEYFPSSEELQWSGISFEDRTEQKGIFSITLGEKSATPIKNKNLRFFNGVGCKECKNSGYSGRMGIFELMIPTERIKQAILKQGISSSEIKAIAAEEGMQSLQEDGINKVIEHKTTIAEVLRVAR from the coding sequence ATGGATAAACTAAAAAAGCCACTTGGCCAAACCCTTATTGAAGAAAACCTTATTTCCGAGGAAGATTTTCATCTCGTTCTCGAAGAGCAAAAAAAGTCTTCGGAACGACTCTGCCGGATACTTATTAGCCTGGGGCTCATCGATGAGTTGAAGCTCGCTACCTTCTTATCAAAATATTTAGACATTCCGCTTATCAATATCAATAACCAGAAAATCGACGCAAAAGTTACCCAGCTCATCCCTGCCGATGTCGCCAGAAAATATATTCTTATCCCTCTATTTAATGTTATGGATACGCTAACTGTTGCCATGGTTGATCCGCTCGATTACCAGGCGATAGAAAAGCTGGAATTCGTATCGAAAAAACGAATAGAACCTGTCGTAGCTACTATCTCCGATATTAACTCCATGCTCGATAAATTCTACGGGACCCATAGTTCCATCAAAAAAATAATCAGTACACTCCAGGAAGAAAACATCGGTCCGATCATAATTGAGTCGATTGCTCAAAAAGCGTTTCAAGCTTCTGATTCTTCAGGTCCGATCAATAAGCTGCTCCACTTAATCATCTCATATGCTATCCGGGAAAAGGCCAGTGACATCCACCTAGAGCCGACAGAAATCGATTTTCAGATACGGTTCAGAATCGATGGCGTGCTTATGAAAGTGCTATCACTTCCCAAACATGTAGGCGCAGCAGTTACATCCAGTATCAAAATCCTTGCCAAAATGGATATTGCGGAAAAAAGAGTACCTCTCGATGGAGGGTTCCAGGTAAAAGTCGAAAACACGATTGTAGATTTGCGCGTTTCCAGCTTCCCTATCAGCGAAGGAGAAAAAATCGCCGTTCGTATATTAAACAAATCAAATATGATCCTCAATTTGGATGAACTGGGAATTAATATGGATACCATGAAAAAAATCCTCCCCCTTATTAACAAATCCCATGGAATATTGCTGGTAACCGGCCCAACCGGCAGCGGAAAGACTTCTTCACTCTATTCTATCCTTAACCGGATTAAAACCATCGAAAAAAATATTGTAACCATAGAAGATCCCATAGAATATCGCTTAGATATGATTAATCAAACGCAAGTTAACCCTAAAGCAGGATTAACATTCTCCAAAGGGTTAAGAGCGATACTCAGACAAGATCCTGATATCATTCTGGTCGGTGAGATCAGAGATTTCGAAACTGCGGAAATCGCGTTCCAGGCTGCCTTAACCGGACATCTGGTGCTCACAACCCTCCATACGAATGACGCGGCATCTTCTATTACCAGGTTGATTGACATGGGGGTGGAACCATTCCTTGTTGCCTCCAGTATTGTCGGCGTAATTGCCCAGAGACTTGTAAGAAAAATATGCCCCCTATGCAAAAAAGAATATTTCCCATCCAGCGAAGAGCTACAATGGTCAGGAATTTCTTTCGAGGACCGCACAGAGCAAAAAGGGATTTTTTCTATTACTCTGGGAGAAAAAAGCGCGACACCGATTAAGAACAAAAATCTAAGGTTTTTCAACGGGGTCGGATGTAAAGAATGTAAAAATTCCGGGTATTCAGGAAGAATGGGAATTTTTGAGTTGATGATCCCGACAGAAAGGATCAAACAAGCAATTCTAAAACAGGGAATATCTTCCTCAGAAATAAAAGCCATCGCAGCCGAAGAGGGAATGCAATCCTTACAAGAAGACGGGATCAATAAAGTTATCGAACATAAAACAACTATAGCTGAGGTTCTGCGAGTCGCGCGCTGA